Proteins encoded by one window of Chryseobacterium foetidum:
- a CDS encoding UbiA prenyltransferase family protein, translating into MNALKLLKKYIIDSQIFVSLMGTFFAVFFMLEQQTFRWPTVALIFITYFSGYLYTKYQKTKHFPKILVLNCLAGIDSAVLIILNHNEIRLLKWFVIVVLGLLYNSFFLETYIRKIPLLKVFYVGLVWGLMNCWLTLPEFSLPIFLISFLFITALVLPFDIRDMKSDTVKTFPLLIGVQNTKYLAYFLVFAATILSLYYLKLNFSLSFLLTLISTFILIYFSENSNKDSYFSFWVELCSGLPLLFLILSEMFYLY; encoded by the coding sequence ATGAATGCTTTAAAATTACTGAAAAAATACATCATCGACAGCCAAATATTTGTCTCATTGATGGGAACTTTTTTTGCAGTTTTTTTTATGCTGGAACAGCAAACCTTTCGCTGGCCGACGGTTGCGCTGATTTTCATTACTTATTTCAGCGGCTATCTTTATACAAAATATCAGAAAACAAAACATTTCCCCAAAATTTTAGTTCTCAATTGTCTCGCAGGAATCGATTCAGCAGTTTTAATTATTTTAAATCATAATGAAATACGCTTGCTGAAATGGTTTGTAATCGTCGTTCTTGGATTGCTCTACAACTCATTTTTTCTGGAAACTTACATTCGGAAAATTCCTTTACTGAAAGTGTTTTACGTCGGTTTGGTCTGGGGTTTAATGAATTGCTGGTTGACATTACCCGAATTCAGTTTGCCCATTTTTCTGATCAGTTTTTTATTTATTACCGCTCTGGTTTTACCATTTGATATTCGGGACATGAAAAGTGATACTGTGAAGACTTTCCCGCTGCTTATCGGGGTTCAGAATACCAAATATTTAGCTTACTTTCTGGTTTTCGCAGCGACAATTTTGAGTTTATATTATTTAAAACTAAACTTTTCTCTAAGTTTTTTATTAACCTTAATTTCAACCTTTATCCTCATTTACTTTTCTGAAAATTCAAACAAAGATTCCTACTTTTCGTTTTGGGTAGAGCTTTGTTCGGGACTGCCGCTTTTGTTTTTAATTCTGTCTGAAATGTTTTACCTTTACTAA
- a CDS encoding deoxynucleoside kinase, translating into MHIAVTGNIGAGKTTLTTMLAKHYGWDAQFEDVDHNPYLEDFYADMSKWSFALQIYFLGSRFRQVKEIRESGKNIIQDRTIYEDAHIFAENLNDMKLLSDRDYNNYVSVFNLMKSFVSAPDLLIYLKSDVPNLVKKIYKRGREYEASISIEYLSKLNQKYEKWISEYTEGKLLIIEVDDLDFVEKPEDFGFILEKIEAELNGLFKP; encoded by the coding sequence ATGCATATTGCGGTTACAGGAAATATCGGAGCAGGAAAAACGACTTTAACGACCATGCTCGCCAAACATTACGGCTGGGATGCACAGTTTGAGGATGTAGATCACAACCCTTATCTGGAAGATTTCTATGCAGACATGAGCAAGTGGAGTTTTGCCCTTCAGATTTATTTTCTTGGAAGCCGTTTCAGACAGGTAAAAGAAATCCGTGAGAGCGGGAAAAATATTATTCAGGACAGAACGATCTATGAAGATGCCCATATTTTCGCGGAAAACTTAAATGATATGAAACTCCTGTCAGACAGAGATTACAATAATTATGTTTCGGTTTTTAATCTGATGAAATCTTTTGTTTCGGCGCCTGATCTTTTGATTTATCTGAAATCTGACGTACCTAATTTAGTAAAGAAAATTTACAAAAGAGGAAGGGAATATGAAGCCTCAATCAGCATCGAATACCTTTCTAAACTGAATCAGAAATACGAAAAATGGATTTCTGAATACACGGAAGGCAAACTGCTTATTATAGAAGTAGATGATCTTGATTTTGTAGAAAAACCCGAAGACTTTGGCTTTATTCTTGAAAAGATTGAAGCAGAGCTCAATGGTTTATTTAAGCCTTGA
- a CDS encoding Na+/H+ antiporter, translating to MIHDYVIISIAVLLSVMILVMIGEKLKVAYPIFLVIAGLLVSFIPGMPQIEIEPDLVFLIFLPPILFEAAWFTSWQDFHKWRKQIFSMAFGLVFLTSIVVAYLSSSIIPGLTVAMGFLLGGVNSPPDAVAATSILRNMKIPKKITTVLEGESLINDASSLIVFKFALAAVISGQFIFRDAVQDFFTMAIGGVAVGIASGLVFGKFLRMIPSNSNIDTIITLIVPYVMYVAAEHFHFSGVLAVVAGGLLMSYNSHCYLSHTSRIQTGNVWSVVIFLMNTIIFILIGLELPIVIESMKDYTISEGIFYSVVIGGAIIFTRLAYSYAIVYIPRLFSKKIRQENPKPDWKEPFIISFAAMRGVVSLAAALSIPVYISPGEPFPHRNIILFVTFVIILITLVGQGLLLSPILKWLKIEDAGSELPEEKQEAILMKKLKETALQKLTTDFSELSEKNKLVQHQIHKLENEMMMMADKAQCMATTGDYVVAMNENKDVLRQVIQAQRNELYRMKREKIFDDHVMRTIEMQLDFDEAKITGFAHS from the coding sequence ATGATTCACGATTATGTAATTATTTCAATAGCCGTGCTGCTTTCCGTGATGATTCTTGTAATGATCGGTGAGAAGCTGAAAGTTGCCTATCCCATTTTTCTTGTGATTGCCGGTTTGCTGGTAAGCTTTATTCCGGGAATGCCTCAAATCGAAATTGAACCAGACTTGGTTTTCCTTATTTTTCTGCCGCCAATTTTATTTGAAGCTGCATGGTTTACCTCGTGGCAGGATTTCCACAAATGGAGAAAACAGATTTTTTCCATGGCATTTGGATTGGTTTTTCTCACTTCGATTGTCGTCGCATATCTTTCATCGTCCATCATTCCGGGACTCACGGTAGCGATGGGATTTCTTTTAGGTGGCGTGAATTCTCCGCCGGATGCAGTTGCCGCAACTTCAATTTTAAGGAATATGAAAATTCCCAAGAAGATCACAACCGTTTTGGAAGGGGAAAGTTTAATCAATGATGCCTCGAGTTTGATTGTTTTTAAATTTGCTCTCGCAGCAGTAATTTCAGGACAGTTTATCTTCCGTGATGCCGTTCAGGATTTCTTTACGATGGCCATTGGTGGAGTAGCGGTCGGCATCGCTTCCGGACTCGTTTTCGGTAAATTTTTAAGAATGATTCCTTCCAATTCAAACATTGACACGATTATTACTTTGATTGTTCCTTACGTGATGTATGTTGCCGCCGAACATTTTCATTTTTCAGGAGTTCTTGCCGTTGTTGCAGGTGGTTTGTTGATGTCTTACAATTCCCACTGTTATCTGAGTCACACTTCCAGAATACAGACAGGTAATGTCTGGAGTGTTGTAATTTTCCTGATGAATACGATTATTTTTATTTTAATTGGTCTTGAATTACCCATTGTCATTGAATCCATGAAAGATTATACCATTTCTGAAGGTATTTTTTACAGTGTTGTGATTGGTGGAGCCATCATTTTTACCCGTTTGGCTTACAGTTACGCAATCGTTTATATTCCACGACTTTTTTCAAAAAAAATAAGACAAGAAAACCCGAAACCCGACTGGAAAGAACCTTTTATCATCAGTTTTGCGGCAATGAGGGGCGTGGTTTCTCTTGCTGCGGCACTTTCAATTCCGGTGTATATCAGTCCGGGTGAACCTTTTCCGCACAGAAATATCATTTTATTCGTCACTTTTGTCATCATTTTGATTACCTTAGTAGGACAGGGTTTATTGCTTTCTCCGATTTTGAAATGGCTGAAAATAGAAGACGCGGGAAGCGAACTGCCTGAAGAAAAACAGGAAGCCATCCTGATGAAAAAACTGAAAGAAACCGCCTTGCAGAAACTGACCACCGATTTTTCTGAACTTTCGGAAAAAAACAAACTCGTGCAGCATCAGATTCATAAGCTTGAAAACGAAATGATGATGATGGCAGACAAAGCGCAGTGCATGGCGACAACGGGAGATTATGTTGTGGCAATGAACGAGAATAAAGATGTGCTGAGACAGGTAATTCAGGCCCAGCGAAATGAACTTTACCGCATGAAGCGCGAGAAAATTTTTGACGATCATGTGATGCGAACCATCGAAATGCAGCTCGATTTTGATGAGGCAAAAATCACTGGTTTTGCACACAGTTAA
- a CDS encoding DUF2490 domain-containing protein, with product MKIIKSFFAAVLLFTGIFASAQNNDIGAWYMYFGNNKVSKKFNFHNEIQYRNFNGIGDLEQLLIRTGIGYDLTENNNNVLLGYGFILSQPYINGEKTENTEHRIFQQFITKQKFGRFNLQHRYRLEERFLEDDFRMRFRYYLGFNIPLNNKEMLPKTLYLSAYNEFFLHLNSPVFDRNRVYGALGFVINKNMKIEVGYMNQIQENKNRGQIQIGFYNNIPFTGN from the coding sequence ATGAAAATTATCAAATCCTTTTTTGCGGCGGTTCTTTTGTTCACGGGAATATTTGCGTCTGCACAAAATAATGATATTGGTGCGTGGTATATGTATTTTGGCAACAATAAAGTCAGTAAAAAATTTAATTTTCATAATGAAATTCAATACAGAAACTTCAATGGAATTGGTGACCTTGAACAGTTGCTGATCCGTACCGGAATTGGATATGATCTCACCGAAAACAACAATAATGTTTTGCTGGGTTACGGTTTCATCCTTAGTCAGCCTTATATCAACGGCGAAAAAACAGAAAATACAGAACACCGGATTTTTCAGCAGTTTATTACGAAACAGAAATTCGGAAGATTTAATCTGCAGCACCGCTATCGTCTGGAAGAACGCTTTTTAGAGGACGATTTCAGGATGAGATTCAGATATTATTTAGGCTTTAATATTCCTTTAAATAATAAAGAAATGCTTCCTAAAACATTGTATTTATCAGCCTACAATGAATTTTTTCTTCATCTGAACAGCCCTGTTTTTGACAGAAACCGTGTGTATGGAGCTCTGGGATTTGTCATCAATAAAAACATGAAAATCGAAGTGGGATATATGAATCAGATTCAGGAAAATAAAAACCGCGGACAGATACAGATCGGATTTTACAACAACATTCCTTTCACAGGAAACTAA
- a CDS encoding site-specific recombinase: protein MNNKNFKTVLSKYFSFENDTKSLDPLAEFLEGIRKSDFKDVLTYFRANEEQKNHFSQYIRNIFSERPFNLSLTEANILSENSFFSELRKRTLNKFLPSVEHDQTVWYLIDNISVRPKKDLQYFHNIPENELDEFLNLLHISDFIRNEKVKSELIFSMNILSWRVTGMALEVDVVRMAPEYRNFDNPFLALQNELEALAEEFKINPKLQLSSKDSRYKQIKIYTGQCLDFVNISFKNSSKYGISGKINQSLLKIRQQTTRILEIANLLVIDSERDYLIKSKQLIFNILDYKSHKNNIAELFNDSTRLISHLITNHTAETGSHYITANRKQYMSMFYKASGGGIIVGALCVLKMLYGFMPGSDFFHAFLYAMNYAMGFIMIYLMSFTLATKQPAMTAATMTKVLSEQGNSQKNYTEFADLVSRLFRSQFIAFVGNVLLSFPIALAIIYGLDVFFSQNLAVEKSDKLLKDLDPFQSKAILHASIAGFYLFISGIISGNIANNSVFYQIPDRIAKNLNIKRWFGAKFAKSLSKYYAKNWAGIISNFWFGVFLGATAPIGLFFGLDLDIRHITFAAGNFALGLYGRDFSIDGYTFWLSFFTVFLIGFFNFAVSFGLSMFLAFRSRKLNLGEVRDIYREIFRYFLRRPLSFFIPMRSFYDRKSDALISNSIPTKSEDH from the coding sequence TTGAATAATAAAAATTTTAAAACAGTTCTTTCCAAATACTTTTCTTTTGAAAATGATACGAAGTCTCTGGATCCTCTGGCGGAGTTTCTGGAAGGTATCCGAAAGTCTGATTTTAAAGATGTTTTGACGTATTTCAGAGCCAATGAAGAGCAGAAAAATCACTTTTCACAATACATCAGAAATATCTTTTCCGAAAGGCCTTTCAATTTATCACTTACGGAGGCCAATATTTTATCTGAAAATTCATTTTTTTCAGAGTTAAGAAAGAGAACTTTAAATAAATTTCTGCCGTCTGTAGAGCATGATCAGACGGTTTGGTATCTTATAGACAACATCAGTGTAAGGCCTAAAAAAGATCTTCAGTATTTCCATAATATTCCTGAAAATGAACTGGATGAATTTCTGAATCTTCTTCATATTTCAGATTTTATCAGAAACGAAAAAGTAAAAAGCGAACTTATTTTTTCCATGAATATCCTCTCATGGCGCGTTACGGGAATGGCCTTGGAGGTCGACGTTGTAAGAATGGCTCCCGAATACAGAAATTTTGACAATCCTTTTCTGGCACTTCAGAATGAACTTGAAGCTTTGGCTGAAGAGTTTAAAATCAATCCCAAACTTCAGCTTTCTTCCAAAGACAGCCGATATAAACAGATTAAAATCTACACCGGCCAATGCCTTGATTTTGTAAATATATCCTTTAAAAACTCATCAAAATACGGTATTTCAGGGAAAATTAACCAGTCCCTCCTGAAGATCAGACAGCAGACGACAAGAATTTTAGAAATTGCTAATCTTTTGGTCATAGATTCGGAAAGAGATTATTTGATTAAGTCTAAGCAGTTGATATTTAATATTTTAGATTATAAATCACATAAAAATAATATTGCTGAACTTTTCAACGACAGCACACGGCTGATTTCGCATTTAATTACCAATCACACCGCGGAAACAGGAAGTCATTACATCACGGCAAACCGCAAACAGTACATGAGCATGTTCTACAAAGCCAGCGGCGGTGGAATTATTGTCGGGGCTCTATGCGTTTTAAAAATGCTGTACGGTTTTATGCCCGGCAGCGATTTTTTTCATGCGTTTCTCTATGCGATGAATTATGCGATGGGTTTCATCATGATTTATCTGATGAGTTTCACATTGGCAACCAAACAGCCCGCTATGACGGCTGCAACGATGACCAAAGTACTCTCGGAGCAGGGAAATTCACAGAAAAACTACACTGAATTTGCAGATTTGGTTTCAAGATTGTTCAGAAGTCAGTTTATTGCATTTGTTGGAAATGTTTTGCTGTCATTTCCGATTGCGCTGGCGATTATTTATGGTTTGGATGTCTTTTTCTCCCAAAATTTAGCAGTGGAAAAATCGGATAAACTCTTAAAAGATCTGGATCCTTTTCAGTCTAAAGCCATTCTTCATGCGAGTATTGCTGGGTTTTACCTTTTTATTTCAGGAATCATTTCAGGAAATATTGCCAACAATTCTGTGTTTTATCAGATTCCTGACAGGATTGCAAAGAATCTCAATATCAAAAGGTGGTTTGGGGCAAAATTTGCGAAAAGTCTTTCAAAATATTATGCTAAAAACTGGGCTGGGATTATTTCCAATTTCTGGTTTGGCGTCTTTTTGGGAGCTACGGCACCCATCGGGCTGTTTTTCGGACTTGATCTGGATATCCGACACATCACATTTGCTGCAGGAAACTTCGCTTTAGGACTTTACGGCAGAGACTTTTCGATAGACGGCTACACTTTCTGGCTTTCGTTTTTCACCGTTTTCCTGATTGGTTTTTTCAACTTTGCGGTGAGTTTTGGTCTGTCAATGTTTTTGGCATTCCGTTCAAGAAAACTGAATTTGGGTGAAGTGAGAGATATTTACCGTGAAATTTTCAGGTATTTTCTGCGTCGTCCGCTCAGTTTTTTTATTCCGATGCGTTCGTTTTACGACAGAAAATCTGATGCCTTGATCAGCAACAGCATTCCTACAAAATCTGAAGATCATTAA
- a CDS encoding VOC family protein, producing MKLGVFSLSLSVKDLAKSKEFYGKLGFSEMGGSMEQNYLIMKNGSTLIGLFQAMFDGNMLTFNPGWDENAKDLEEFDDVRQIQQKLKINGIELEKTADESTTGPEHIFLKDPDGNMILIDQHR from the coding sequence ATGAAACTAGGCGTATTCTCACTGAGCTTAAGTGTAAAGGATCTGGCTAAATCCAAAGAATTCTACGGAAAACTCGGTTTTTCAGAGATGGGTGGAAGCATGGAGCAAAATTATCTCATCATGAAAAACGGAAGTACCCTGATAGGCTTATTTCAGGCCATGTTCGATGGTAATATGCTCACCTTTAATCCCGGTTGGGACGAAAACGCTAAGGATCTCGAAGAGTTTGATGACGTAAGACAGATTCAGCAAAAACTCAAAATAAACGGAATAGAACTGGAAAAAACTGCCGACGAATCCACCACCGGCCCGGAACACATTTTTCTGAAAGACCCCGACGGAAACATGATTCTCATCGATCAACATCGGTAA
- the recF gene encoding DNA replication/repair protein RecF (All proteins in this family for which functions are known are DNA-binding proteins that assist the filamentation of RecA onto DNA for the initiation of recombination or recombinational repair.), which produces MIINKLTLYNFKNHAEQHFALSPQINCFVGNNGVGKTNILDALHYLSVGKSFLGNSDLNNILNDEDFFTIEAEIQNEDSEDIIKILQPREAKKVIKKNDKSYDRMADHVGYMPSVMISPYDSNLISDSGESRRKFLDSMISQTDSSYLFDLIQYQKTVQQRNALLKYFAKNRTWDRDSLEIYDDPIVKSGTKIFDKRKEFVSQLYPIVQNFYNIISGGKETVSVKYESHLLEESFENLLKESLDRDRMLTYTSKGIHKDDLLFEMNSVLIKKIGSQGQQKSFLISLKLAQMSLIKELTGKTPILLLDDIFDKLDDSRVSQLIELVNQENFGQIFITDTHRERTESVVKKINEESIIFEI; this is translated from the coding sequence ATGATCATCAACAAACTTACCCTTTACAACTTTAAAAATCACGCTGAGCAACACTTTGCTCTTTCGCCACAAATCAACTGTTTTGTTGGTAATAACGGTGTGGGAAAAACCAATATTCTCGATGCCTTGCATTATCTTTCAGTAGGAAAAAGCTTCCTTGGAAACAGCGATCTGAATAATATTCTGAATGACGAAGATTTCTTCACGATAGAAGCAGAAATTCAAAATGAAGATTCTGAAGATATAATTAAAATTCTCCAGCCAAGAGAAGCCAAAAAAGTCATTAAAAAAAACGATAAAAGCTACGACAGAATGGCTGATCACGTAGGTTATATGCCAAGTGTGATGATTTCTCCGTACGATTCCAATTTGATTTCAGATTCTGGAGAAAGCCGTAGAAAGTTTCTGGATTCAATGATTTCACAAACTGACTCTTCCTATCTTTTTGATTTAATTCAATACCAAAAAACCGTTCAGCAGCGGAATGCTTTGCTGAAATATTTTGCGAAAAACAGAACGTGGGATAGAGATTCTCTCGAAATTTATGATGATCCTATCGTAAAATCAGGCACAAAAATTTTTGATAAGAGAAAAGAATTTGTTTCCCAGCTCTATCCTATTGTTCAGAATTTTTACAATATTATTTCCGGCGGTAAAGAAACTGTTTCTGTAAAATATGAATCTCATTTGCTTGAGGAGTCATTTGAGAATTTATTAAAGGAAAGTTTAGACCGCGACAGAATGCTGACTTACACGTCCAAAGGCATACACAAAGATGATTTGTTGTTTGAGATGAATTCAGTTTTGATTAAAAAAATCGGTTCTCAGGGGCAGCAAAAATCTTTTCTGATTTCGTTAAAACTGGCTCAGATGAGTTTAATAAAAGAATTAACTGGAAAAACACCAATTTTGTTACTTGATGATATTTTTGATAAACTGGATGACAGTCGTGTTTCGCAATTAATTGAGCTTGTTAATCAGGAAAATTTCGGGCAGATTTTCATTACAGATACGCATCGCGAACGTACGGAAAGCGTGGTTAAGAAAATCAATGAAGAAAGTATAATTTTTGAGATTTAA
- a CDS encoding type II toxin-antitoxin system RelE/ParE family toxin, with the protein MAKVKLVWTHFAKQQRDEIFDYWNKRNKSTAYSKKLRHIFRQRTDQLKSFPYTGKKMLFENVKILVFKNYSLVYYIEEETISIISFWENHQNPEKLNQILGL; encoded by the coding sequence ATGGCTAAAGTAAAACTCGTTTGGACGCATTTTGCTAAACAACAACGAGACGAAATTTTTGATTATTGGAACAAAAGAAATAAAAGCACAGCTTACTCGAAAAAATTAAGACACATCTTCAGACAAAGAACAGACCAGCTTAAATCTTTTCCTTACACAGGAAAAAAAATGCTCTTTGAAAATGTTAAAATCTTAGTTTTTAAAAATTACAGCTTAGTTTATTATATAGAAGAGGAAACTATTTCCATCATATCATTTTGGGAAAATCATCAAAATCCTGAAAAATTAAATCAAATTTTGGGATTATGA
- a CDS encoding VOC family protein encodes MAQVNVYLTFNGNCRQAFEFYKDVFEKEIPYMGTFGEMPPQEGMEMSEEDKNKIMHVSMPISKETTLMGSDAGGEYADKITVGNNFAISVNAESREEADRIFEKLGRQGGHMKMQMGDTFWGAYFGMLTDQFGINWMVNYDDPAKMQQHP; translated from the coding sequence ATGGCACAGGTAAACGTTTATCTTACCTTCAACGGCAATTGCAGACAGGCATTCGAATTTTATAAGGATGTTTTCGAAAAAGAAATTCCTTACATGGGAACTTTTGGTGAAATGCCTCCGCAGGAAGGAATGGAAATGTCTGAAGAAGACAAAAACAAAATTATGCACGTCAGCATGCCGATTTCCAAAGAAACGACTTTGATGGGAAGCGATGCAGGTGGCGAATATGCAGACAAAATCACCGTAGGAAACAATTTTGCGATCTCCGTTAATGCTGAATCCCGTGAGGAAGCCGACAGAATCTTTGAAAAGCTCGGCAGACAGGGCGGTCACATGAAAATGCAGATGGGAGACACATTCTGGGGAGCTTACTTTGGAATGCTCACTGATCAGTTTGGCATCAACTGGATGGTCAATTATGATGATCCTGCAAAAATGCAGCAGCACCCTTAA
- a CDS encoding DUF1569 domain-containing protein, with translation MENVFDPKEAQNYINRINNLIEDTHGMWGRMTVDQMLAHCCVTYEMVYEPEKHKKPGAIAKFILKQFVKPKVVSEKAYPRDSPTAPQFLISNRRNFHEEKKRLIGFIQKTQQLGSDAFEGKESFSFGKLNAQEWNNMFAKHLNHHLAQFGV, from the coding sequence ATGGAAAACGTTTTCGACCCGAAAGAAGCTCAGAATTACATCAATAGAATCAATAATCTCATCGAAGACACGCACGGAATGTGGGGAAGAATGACCGTAGATCAAATGTTGGCGCACTGCTGCGTAACTTATGAGATGGTTTATGAGCCCGAAAAACACAAAAAACCCGGAGCAATTGCAAAATTTATTTTGAAACAGTTTGTAAAACCCAAAGTGGTAAGCGAAAAAGCCTATCCAAGAGATTCGCCTACAGCACCTCAATTTTTGATTTCAAACAGAAGAAATTTTCATGAAGAGAAAAAACGGTTAATTGGATTTATTCAGAAAACGCAGCAATTGGGCTCTGATGCTTTCGAGGGCAAAGAATCTTTTTCTTTCGGAAAACTCAATGCGCAGGAGTGGAACAATATGTTTGCTAAACACCTCAATCATCACCTTGCTCAATTTGGAGTTTAA
- a CDS encoding SRPBCC family protein produces MSHPIEIQTVIKASPERIWKALTDKTEMKAWYFDIQDFEPIIGTVFDFYEPGDHKKYHHIGEVLEVIPEKKLSYTWTYPDFSTAKSTVTWEINALENGDTSVKVTHTNTEEFSELGENFSRKSFAEGWSGILNQSLKPFLEK; encoded by the coding sequence ATGAGTCATCCTATCGAAATTCAAACCGTTATAAAAGCTTCTCCGGAACGAATCTGGAAGGCTTTGACAGATAAAACAGAAATGAAAGCCTGGTATTTTGATATTCAGGATTTCGAACCCATTATAGGAACTGTTTTTGATTTTTATGAGCCGGGAGATCACAAAAAATACCATCACATCGGTGAAGTTCTGGAAGTAATTCCAGAAAAAAAACTTTCTTACACCTGGACGTATCCTGATTTTTCCACGGCGAAATCCACGGTCACTTGGGAAATTAACGCACTAGAAAATGGAGATACTTCAGTAAAAGTAACGCATACCAACACAGAAGAATTCAGCGAACTGGGAGAAAATTTTTCAAGAAAAAGTTTTGCTGAGGGATGGAGTGGGATTTTAAACCAAAGTCTGAAGCCTTTTCTGGAGAAATAA
- a CDS encoding VOC family protein — MLKFNKLKPILWTDHLDESISFYTQILGFVLIEKNEDWQWASLQKDEVVLMISKKNDHSKFNNIGFSGSFYFNVDDVEVLWTDLKEKADVCYEIETFEWGMREFAVYDNNGYILQFGENVSEISKEP, encoded by the coding sequence ATGTTAAAATTCAACAAGCTCAAACCGATTCTGTGGACAGATCACCTTGATGAATCCATATCTTTTTACACCCAGATTTTAGGATTTGTATTAATTGAAAAAAACGAAGACTGGCAGTGGGCTTCCTTGCAGAAAGATGAGGTGGTTCTTATGATTTCGAAAAAAAATGACCATTCTAAATTCAACAACATCGGTTTTTCGGGTTCATTTTATTTTAATGTTGACGATGTGGAAGTTTTATGGACAGATTTAAAAGAAAAAGCTGATGTCTGCTACGAAATTGAAACTTTTGAATGGGGAATGAGAGAGTTTGCAGTCTACGACAACAACGGTTATATATTACAATTCGGAGAGAATGTTTCTGAAATTAGCAAAGAGCCGTAA
- a CDS encoding glutaminyl-peptide cyclotransferase, translating into MKNKIIAGFAALLMIVSCKDDGKVMNNLADYNNSMEEKGYHFGDKINLPQDVLDIAESITISFGDKETKDLVVDPKYFTLGDNAVTFNIKTKGGEMLTQDATVNVYSKSPEQALNYEVVAEYPHNPANFVQGFQIEGNTIYESEGQYGSSRLITYKIGDTIPIKETKQTDDIFSEGSTIAGDKIYQLTWENKKGLVYEKNTLKLLSEFPYPDMMVQGWGLTYDGKHLIASDGTKNLYFLNPADPSKIVKYISVAGNSSVYDQLNELEYYKGFIYANVWHKPIILKINPANGEVVGKFDFTQIAKPFTDANSEHVLNGIAFKGDNMVVTGKNWNKIYEVAVK; encoded by the coding sequence ATGAAAAATAAAATCATAGCAGGTTTTGCAGCACTTTTAATGATTGTCTCCTGTAAAGATGACGGGAAAGTGATGAACAATCTTGCAGACTACAATAATTCTATGGAGGAAAAGGGATATCACTTCGGGGATAAAATCAATCTTCCACAAGACGTTTTGGATATTGCAGAATCAATCACGATCAGCTTTGGAGATAAAGAAACGAAGGATTTAGTAGTTGATCCAAAATATTTTACGCTTGGAGATAATGCCGTTACTTTTAATATCAAAACAAAGGGTGGAGAAATGCTCACACAGGATGCAACAGTAAATGTTTACAGCAAAAGTCCTGAACAGGCGCTGAACTACGAAGTTGTAGCTGAATATCCTCACAATCCTGCCAATTTTGTACAGGGATTCCAGATTGAAGGAAATACAATCTACGAAAGCGAAGGTCAGTATGGCTCATCAAGGCTGATCACTTATAAAATTGGGGACACTATTCCAATCAAAGAAACGAAGCAGACCGACGATATTTTTTCTGAAGGAAGTACGATTGCAGGAGATAAAATCTATCAGTTAACATGGGAAAATAAGAAAGGTCTTGTTTATGAAAAAAATACGCTCAAATTGCTTTCTGAATTTCCTTATCCGGATATGATGGTGCAGGGCTGGGGTTTAACGTATGACGGAAAGCATCTCATTGCCTCGGACGGAACAAAAAATCTTTACTTTCTGAACCCAGCTGATCCTTCAAAAATTGTAAAATATATTTCAGTTGCCGGAAACAGCTCGGTGTACGACCAGTTAAACGAACTTGAATATTACAAAGGTTTCATTTATGCCAACGTTTGGCACAAACCGATTATCTTAAAAATTAATCCTGCTAACGGAGAAGTTGTTGGTAAATTTGATTTCACACAAATCGCAAAACCATTTACCGATGCCAACTCCGAACATGTACTGAACGGAATTGCATTCAAAGGCGACAATATGGTTGTCACGGGAAAAAATTGGAATAAAATATATGAGGTTGCCGTAAAATAG